From the genome of Streptomyces sp. SID8374:
GGCACGGCGGGCACCTCCGCCAGCCGCGAGCGCGGCGCGGGCTTCGCCGAAGGGCTCAAGGCATACCCGGACATCAAGGTGGTCGCCAAGCAGCCCGCGGACTTCGACCGCACCAAGGGCCTGGACGTCATGACCAATCTGATCCAGTCCCACCCGGGCATCACCGGTGTCTTCGCCGAGAACGACGAGATGGCGCTCGGTGCGGTCAAGGCGCTCGGCAGCAAGGCGGGCAAGTCCGTGTCGGTCGTCGGCTTCGACGGCACCCCGGACGGCCTGAAGGCGGTCGAGGCCGGGACGCTGTACGCCTCGGTGGCCCAGCAGCCCAGCGAACTCGGCCGGATCGCGGTGCAGAACGCCGTCAAGGCGGCCGAGGGCGACAAGGTGGAGAAGACGGTGAAGGTGCCGGTCAAGGTGGTCACCCGCGAGAACGTCGCCGACTTCTCCTGACGCCGAGCACCGCCCCGGCCCCACCGAAGAAAGCAGGAAGCAGAAAATGCACGACAACGCCGCAGCCGACGACGGCCGTTACGACCTTTTGGTCGTCGGCTCGGCCAACGCCGACCTGGTGATCGGCGTCGAACGCCGCCCCGCCCCCGGCGAGACGGTGCTCGGCTCCGACCTGGCCGTCCACCCGGGCGGCAAGGGCGCCAACCAGGCAGTGGCCGCAGCCCGGTTGGGAGCCCGTACGGCGCTGCTCGCCCGGGTCGGCGACGACGACCACGGACGGCTGCTGCTGGAGAGCCAGCGCGCGGCGGGCGTGGACACCGAAGGCGTCCTGGTCGGCGGGGCCCCGACCGGCGTCGCGCTGATCACCGTGGACCCCTCGGGCGACAACAGCATCGTGGTGTCCCCGGGCGCCAACGGCCGCCTCACCCCCGAGGACGTACGAGCGGCGGAACCGCTGCTGGCCGCCGCGCGGGTGGTCTCCGTACAGCTGGAGATCCCCCTGGACACGGTCGCGGAGACAGCGCGCCACCTGGGCCCCGGGGCCCGCCTCGTCCTCAACCCGTCCCCGCCCGCCCCGCTGCCCGACGAGGTGCTGGCCGCCTGCGACCCGCTGGTGGTCAACGAGCACGAGGCGCGCTACATCCTCGGCGGGACGGCGGGGGAGACCCCGCACGACTGGGCCCCGGCCCTCCTCGCGCTCGGCCCGCGCTCGGTCGTCATCACCCTGGGCGCGGCGGGCGCACTGGTGGCCGACAGCCGCACGGGCTCCCTGGACCACCTGGTCAGCCCGAAGGTGGAGGCCGTCGACACGACGGGGGCCGGGGACGCGTTCACCGCCGCCCTGGCCTGGCGCCTGGGCCGGGGCGACGACCTGCGCGAGGCGGCGGCCTTCGCGGTACGGGTGGGGGCGGCGGCCGTCACGTCGAGGGGCGCGCAGGCGTCCTTCCCGACGCTGGAGGAGGTCGACGCGCTGTGAAGAAGTCGGGCATCCTCAACCGCCACCTGGCCGGTGCCATCGCCGAACTCGGCCACGGCGACACCGTGTTGGTCTGCGACGCGGGCATGCCGATCCCACC
Proteins encoded in this window:
- a CDS encoding ribokinase, which encodes MHDNAAADDGRYDLLVVGSANADLVIGVERRPAPGETVLGSDLAVHPGGKGANQAVAAARLGARTALLARVGDDDHGRLLLESQRAAGVDTEGVLVGGAPTGVALITVDPSGDNSIVVSPGANGRLTPEDVRAAEPLLAAARVVSVQLEIPLDTVAETARHLGPGARLVLNPSPPAPLPDEVLAACDPLVVNEHEARYILGGTAGETPHDWAPALLALGPRSVVITLGAAGALVADSRTGSLDHLVSPKVEAVDTTGAGDAFTAALAWRLGRGDDLREAAAFAVRVGAAAVTSRGAQASFPTLEEVDAL